In Monodelphis domestica isolate mMonDom1 chromosome 4, mMonDom1.pri, whole genome shotgun sequence, one DNA window encodes the following:
- the SFPQ gene encoding splicing factor, proline- and glutamine-rich isoform X2 has product MSRDRFRSRGGGGGGFHRRGGGGGRGGGLSHDFRSPPPGMGLSQNRGPLGPGPVQTGPKPSIPPPPAQVLAQQQAQQAAAAAAAAAAAAAAAAAQQQQASSPDPPKPGLPPGSSPGPTVGTAAPASVSAPSAPPPGSGGPSGPGSASSQASSGPSAPPGAPQQSSSTPAVSSASSGGPPPPPPGAAGPKPGPSPGGPKGKMPGGPKPGGPGLTPSGGHQKPPHRGGGEPRGGRQHHPPYHQQQPPPPPHHQGPSPGGPTGRSEEKISDSEGFKANLSLLRRPGEKTYTQRCRLFVGNLPADITDEDFKRLFAKYGEPGEVFINKGKGFGFIKLESRALAEIAKAELDDTPMRGRQLRVRFATHAAALSVRNLSPYVSNELLEEAFSQFGPIERAVVIVDDRGRSTGKGIVEFASKPAARKAFERCSEGVFLLTTTPRPVIVEPLEQLDDEDGLPEKLAQKNPMYQKERENPPRFAQHGTFEFEYSQRWKSLDEMEKQQREQVEKNMKDAKDKLESEMEDAYHEHQANLLRQDLMRRQEELRRMEELHNQEMQKRKEIQLRQEEERRRREEEMMIRQREMEEQMRRQREESYSRMGYMDPREREIRMGGAAAMNMGDPYGSGSQKFPPLGGGGIGYEASPGVPPTALSGSMMGSDMVRVIGVG; this is encoded by the exons ATGTCCCGGGACCGGTTCCGGAGTCgcgggggcggcggcggcggcttcCACCGGCGCGGCGGTGGTGGAGGGCGAGGCGGCGGCCTAAGCCATGACTTCCGTTCACCGCCGCCGGGCATGGGCCTGAGCCAGAATCGAGGGCCGCTAGGACCAGGCCCAGTCCAGACAGGGCCTAAGCCCTCCATCCCGCCGCCTCCGGCGCAGGTACTGGCGCAGCAACAAGCGCAACAGGCGGCCGccgcggcggcagcggcagcggcagcggctgCAGCAGCGGCGGCGCAGCAGCAACAGGCGTCGTCGCCAGATCCGCCGAAGCCGGGCCTCCCTCCGGGCAGCAGCCCTGGGCCCACAGTGGGTACTGCCGCTCCGGCCTCTGTCTCCGCTCCGTCTGCACCGCCCCCGGGCTCGGGGGGACCTTCAGGCCCAGGCTCGGCCTCCTCGCAGGCCTCATCTGGACCGTCGGCTCCTCCTGGGGCCCCTCAGCAGAGCTCTTCGACCCCAGCTGTGTCCTCCGCCTCGAGCGGGGGCCCGCCCCCTCCGCCCCCAGGTGCTGCGGGGCCTAAGCCGGGTCCGAGTCCTGGTGGGCCTAAAGGCAAAATGCCCGGAGGGCCTAAACCCGGCGGGCCTGGCCTCACTCCTTCGGGAGGACACCAGAAGCCGCCACACAGGGGCGGCGGGGAACCCCGCGGGGGCCGACAGCACCACCCGCCGTACCACCAGCAGCAACCACCACCGCCTCCCCATCACCAGGGCCCTTCGCCCGGCGGACCTACGGGCCGCAGCGAAGAGAAGATCTCGGACTCGGAG GGTTTTAAAGCAAATTTGTCTCTCTTGAGGAGGCCTGGAGAGAAAACTTACACCCAGCGATGTAGGTTATTTGTTGGAAATCTGCCAGCTgatattacagatgaggactttaaaagattatttGCTAAATACGGAGAACCTGGTGAAGTCTTTATCAACAAGGGCAAAGGATTCGGATTCATCAAACTC GAATCTAGAGCCCTGGCGGAAATTGCAAAAGCAGAACTTGATGATACACCCATGAGAGGGCGACAACTTCGTGTTCGTTTTGCCACACATGCCGCTGCCCTCTCTGTACGAAATCTTTCACCCTATGTTTCCAATGAATTACTGGAAGAAGCATTCAGCCAGTTTGGACCTATTGAAAGGGCTGTCGTAATTGTTGATGATCGAGGAAGATCTACAGGGAAAGGCATTGTCGAATTTGCCTCTAAGCCAGCTGCAAGAAAGGCATTTGAACGGTGCAGTGAAGGAGTGTTTTTGCTAACAAC aactCCTCGTCCAGTCATTGTGGAACCACTTGAGCAATTAGATGATGAAGATGGTCTTccagaaaagcttgcacagaagaATCCAATGTATCAAAA ggagagagagaatcctCCACGTTTTGCTCAGCATGGCACCTTTGAGTTTGAATATTCCCAGAGATGGAAGTCTTTAGATGAAATGGAAAAGCAGCAAAGAGAGCAGGTTGAGAAAAACATGAAAGATGCAAAAGACAAGCTAGAAAGCGAAATGGAAGATGCATATCACGAGCATCAGGCAAATCTTTTACGTCAGG ATCTAATGCGGCGTCAGGAAGAGTTGAGAAGGATGGAAGAGCTTCACAATCAAGAAATGCAGAAACGCAAAGAAATACAGTTAAG GCAAGAGGAAGAGCGGcgtagaagagaagaagaaatgatgaTTCGCCAACGTGAGATGGAGGAACAAATGAGACGCCAGAGAGAAGAAAGTTATAGTCGGATGGGATATATGGATCCA cgagagagagagataagaatgGGAGGTGCAGCAGCAATGAACATGGgag